In a single window of the Trichoderma breve strain T069 chromosome 6, whole genome shotgun sequence genome:
- a CDS encoding nmrA-like family domain-containing protein, translating to MVKVAVAGGTGGLGRTIVEALANSDHETVVLTREHNIHRKTIAGVTLVAVDYTNVEAIVRTLNDHRIHTVISSMVIKGLEQSEAQINLIRAAEAAPSVKRFTPSEFGTPRLEASTKTSAAVSISYKDAAIAELEKSHLEFTLFSHGVFMDYYGMPKFQSYMTPWVFAIDIAHKVAGIPGSGNVPAVYTYSGDVAKFVVAAIGLPDGTWHKHSTMIGDRRTLNEVLGTAESIRGSFKVQYDTMQKLQQGEITELPSHVRLYSQTAKVLLQQRFAGLGIGMETGAFDFNVPANGVSLNDLFPDIHVKSVEDIITEGWAENA from the exons ATGGTTAAAGTTGCCGTAGCAGGCGGCACTGGTGGCCTTGGGCGAACCATTGTGGAGGCGCTCGCAAACTCCGACCACGAGACCGTCGTTTTGACACGAGAG CACAACATACATCGCAAGACTATTGCCGGAGTAACCCTGGTAGCCGTCGACTACACTAATGTAGAGGCTATCGTTCGGACACTCAACGATCACCGAATCCACACGGTGATCTCATCCATGGTAATCAAAGGCTTAGAGCAATCCGAAGCTCAAATAAACCTAATTCGCGCAGCCGAAGCCGCACCGTCTGTAAAGAGGTTTACCCCCAGTGAATTCGGTACCCCCCGACTTGAAGC ATCGACCAAAACAAGTGCTGCCGTCTCAATCAGTTACAAAGATGCCGCAATcgcagagctggagaaatCTCACCTCGAGTTtactctcttctctcatggCGTGTTCATGGATTACTATGGGATGCCCAAATTCCAATCCTACATGACACCCTGGGTATTCGCCATCGACATCGCTCACAAAGTGGCGGGTATCCCAGGGTCCGGCAATGTACCTGCTGTCTATACATATTCTGGAGACGTAGCCAAGTTTGTCGTGGCTGCCATAGGCCTTCCCGATGGAACATGGCATAAGCATAGTACGATGATTGGTGATCGCCGAACTTTGAATGAGGTCCTCGGTACAGCAGAATCTATTCGTGGAAGCTTTAAAGTGCAATACGACACCATGCAGAAACTTCAGCAAGGGGAGATAACCGAATTACCGTCCCATGTGCGCTTGTATTCGCAAACTGCGAAAGTGTTGCTCCAACAGCGTTTCGCTGGATTGGGTATCGGCATGGAGACTGGGGCATTCGACTTCAACGTTCCAGCAAATGGCGTATCGTTAAATGACCTTTTTCCAGACATTCACGTGAAATCTGTGGAAGACATCATTACGGAAGGCTGGGCTGAAAATGCCTAA